In the Pecten maximus chromosome 5, xPecMax1.1, whole genome shotgun sequence genome, CTACATGGAACCATGAAAAAATGCATATAGCTGAATACTAACATTCAACACAGGAATGTTATACACCAAATTGATTCACAATGCATTCACTTTATATAGtacaagtttaaaaaaaaggtgGAACATACCTAGGGATATGACTTATACTGGACGGAATGTTTATgttattacatttgtataacgATATTGACTAATTATCCCAACATTTCAACAGTTTAATGTCGGTACATACACCTCAATATATACTGACAAGGTACATACACATCAATTTATACTGACGGTACATACACCTCGATATATACTGACGGTACATACACCTCAATATATACTGACAAGGTACATACACCTCAATATATACTGACGGTACATACACCTCAATATATACTGACGGTACATacacatcaatatatactgacaaGGTACATACACCTCAATATATACTGACAAGGTACATACACCTCAATATATACTGACGGTACATacacatcaatatatactgacaaGGTACATACACCTCAATATATACTGACAAGGTACATACACCTCAATATATACTGACGGTACATACACATcaatttatactgacaaagtacatatacatcaatatatactgacatGACGGTACATACACCTCAATATATACTGACGGTACATACACCtcaatacatactgacaaagtacatatacatcaatatatactgacatGACGGTATATACACCTCAATATATACTGACGGTACATACACCTCAATATATACTGACGGTACATACACCTCaatatatactgacaaagtACATACACCTCAATATATACTGACAAGGTACATACACCTCAATATATACTGACAAGGTACATACACCTCaatatatactgacaaagtACATACACCTCAATATATACTGACAAGGTACATACACCTCAATATATACTGACAAGGTACATACACCTCAATATATACTGACGGTACATACACCTCAATATATACTGACAAGGTACATACACCTCAATATATACTGACAAGGTACATACACCTCaatatatactgacaaagtACATACACCTCAATATATACTGACATGACGGTACATACACCTCaatatatactgacaaagtacatatacattaatatatactgacaaagtACATCAAGGTACAACGACAGAAACTTGCataataaatatgtacacagtaaaatatgtaatggaagatacacatctacaattTTAGAACACAGCAGTTTTGATGTGCGAGTATGGTTAACataaacagtaacaacaattacacacaaaaataaCTCCCCATTCACTGAAATACTGACTGGAGACAATGGCATCATTGTCACAAAAACATCTGGCATTTCTGGGACACCATTTATTCTCAAAAAGAATACCCGGGTACTCGTCATAATGTGCAGATTGTACACCATCACAGAGAGAGAATTATAAATATATCCTTTCCATTTATTAAGGTCTTTTTCTTCAGTCTGATCTGTCTTTATTTCTGTTAACAAGTCCATTATCATTCAAGCAACctttttcaatatcaaaaaaTGTTCTTTCTACTTTTGAATTGAACCACATGGATTCTTCAAACAATACAACTTTCAATCCATTCTTTCTTTTTCCGTGGACAAATCTACTTTTTTCCAAAAAACTTTGTCAATATAAAGTAATTTGAACTCTTAAACATAGAAgattttttcattcattttctaTTCATGAAACATAGATCATTAGGTCTTTAAATAAATAAGTTTTGTTCAATTTAAAGATTTGGACGAACATTGTGATATTGATCACCGAGGACCGCCCCATTTGATATCGCGGAGTCCATTTAAGTTCCGCTTCAATGCCCCATTGTCTGCCCACTCCTGATCCATGTAAGCATCGTCAGCTTCTGATTGTAATTTCTGGAAGAAAAGGAGGCAAATTTACCGTTAGTTGTCTATTGAGATGTTTACATGAGATTTTTCATCTTCTGTATCGAGCACCCTACTAGCACTGCTGAGTATCAGAGCTGCTGTTAAAAAGTGGGAGCTCACCGCTGATCATAATACCCCTAATGTCGGTAAAATGTGACCTTTGAGTCTTTATTTTTGACTGATGAATACGAAAATCTAATGTGTAGAACTTGTCTGATGATCACCAATTTCTTGATCAGGCAGTTCTTACCCCTCTAACTTGACCAATGTCCACAAAGTTAAATAAGGATGACAAGTCTTTGGAAGTTTCATTGTTTGGGTATTCCTGTGGTACACCAGGACATTTTCAACAGATCAAATTTCAAGACAAATAAgtcaatacacaaaacaatacTTCATCAGTTTTGTGTGAAAATGTGACAAACCTTGTACTCCTCCTGTTTTTTGTAGTAATAAGCCATCATTTTCTTCTGCTCCTCATCATTTACAACCTGTTCTCTCTGGGGTACGCCAAGGCCGCGCTGGAAACCacataatcatacatatatagtgACCTTACATAGTTCAGTTTATTCAAACGAATCAATTCTAGTACAATACATGGAATATTTGTCACCATGATCCGTTGTCATTACAGCCCTTACAATATATCGTATAGAGTGTTTTTCATATTCTTATAAGACAATGAAAAGGTTGtcaaaatatctgatatatttttcattttttttttttttttttttgtaaatcatttttgtatattttaccttttgaAGCTTGGCTATGATCTTTGTTTTCTCATTTTTACCAACAAAATCCTTCAAAAGTTTCCCCCTCAACATCTCCTTGCCAGAGAACCATATTGATGTATTGGCTTCAGGTAGCACTTCAGTAGAAGCCTaagaataaacaaaatcaaatcaaatatctGATACACATTGCACCACACTGAATACACTACTGGTACATGTAGTTCTGAATATGAAATCTCAAAtaaggaaagatttttttattcaattttcgTTATCAAGAGCGAGTGATAGAAGTATTAAGCATACACAGGTTTTTGTATCCTCAATATACGTTATAAGTTATATGAACACATTCACGGTATCCTAAAAATCTTCTATAAATATGTAACCTTAGGATTAGGTTTACTTCAGAACTTCAAATCCTCtccatattttgaaattcaacataATGTGAACATGTAGGATTCCCTGATTCAATTCTAAGTATAACAGACACAAAAATATCGATTGCATATGTTTCCACTCATTTAATCTTAACTTATTAGAACAGTGATTGGTCTGGTGTGTCAGAATGGAGTCTGGAGAGTGTAATAACACAGACTTATATCTGTGCTCATGGACGACTTTGTCACCATGCTAGACACGTCCTGCAACTTTTTATCAACAAGAAAAGTACTGACATATTATGAGTTTTGAACAGACTTTATCATGTCTGTATGATTATCTATACATGATGTAATTCTGTGTACAAGATTCTGGCTTCAACATAAACGTCATAATAATGGCTTTGTTAAAGATGCCTGTAGGAGTGTTAATATCAACGAACTTCTCATACGATAAATTGTACCTATAGTTAACAAACTTATCATACtgatacattgtacctacagtTAACAAACTTATCATACtgatacattgtacctatagtTAACAAACTTCTcatactgatatattgtacctataGTTAACAAACTTATACtgatacattgtacctatagtTAACAAACTTCTCatactgatacactgtacctATAGTTAACAAACTTATCATACCGATACACTGTACCTATAGTTAACAAACTTATCatactgatacactgtacctacaGTTAACAAACTTATCATACtgatacattgtacctacagtTAACAAACTTATCATACTGATAAATTGTACCTATAGTTAACAAACTTATCATACtgatacattgtacctatagtTAACAAACTTATCATACtgatacattgtacctatagtTAACAAACTTATCATACtgatacattgtacctacagtTAACAAACTTCTCatactgatacactgtacctacaGTTAACAAACTTATCGtactgatacactgtacctacaGTTAACAAACTTATCGTACTGATACCTTGTACCTATAGTTTTCAACTATATTTCCTcacaaattatgaaatatacatgtactgatgtaGTCAATTAAGTTATTTCCTAATTGTTTCAATGGACAGAAATTGTAACCCGTTGGCTGAATCAAAGAAGGGGAACAACTTTTCACAATAAACAGAATAACCCAATTTAGTACCCAATGTGTACCAAGATTTTGAGCAGCAGAAACAAATTGCTGCATCAAAATCCGACAAGGGATGTAACTCCTATTGAAAAGGTAAAAAATCCCTGTGGATTTTAGTATGAGGAATATCTTGGGAGTATATTACCTGTGTTCCTTCTAAATCCTCTGTGTTTTCAAACTCCATGTGTATGTTGTCGTGTGGGGGCAGGTTCATGGGGTAAACAATCATTACTGCTCCACGAAGGATATCCAAGGCCTCCTTCACTGTAGCCTGGGTCACAAATTGATCCATTTGTACTTTTTTCTGCAAAAAATCCCAAAAGTTTACTTCTATTGATTCACtcaattaattttgttgataattttattttccagTAGAGTGATAAGGATTAGACTAAAATTCTAAACATGTAAAAAAGACAAACTATGCCCTGGTGATATCATTAAACTGAAACCCACCAGCCTGGTGTCATACTGTTAGATCATGATGCTTCAGTGAGGAATTAGATACAATTACAGAATCACCTAAATAAGAGGGGAGACAACTTagattatacaacacatatataacaGACTACATCAATTCCTGTTTCAATGTCTCAGATACCTTGCTGATCATGTCTTTTGCCTCCTTTACTGTTTTTGTCAAAACTTCAGCCATCTTGTCGTCTGGAGCTGTGGACAAAGCAAAAATGTACAATTATCACCAGTATAGAAGTTTGTCATTTTTAGAGTCAGTCGCAGTATTGTTACATCACAATTATCATAGTATGGTTTAATGACAATTATCACAGTAtcatttaattacaaatatcaTAGTATGGTTTGATTACAATAATCACAGTATGGTTTAATTACAACTGTCACAGTATGGATTAATTACAACTGTCACAGTATGGTAAGGTTTCATTGCGATTTTCACAGTATGTATTTAACCATTTTTGTTTTGACTTGTACTGACTTGAAACTTTATACTGTTTATGTACTTGGCTCACTATAACAGACTCTAAACAGATTACACCAATCATGATGAATCAGTGTCACAGAATGCTTTTTGTACAAAACAACACAAAGGAACGATATCTAATACACTAAAGTGTAATTATAATGGAGTGGAATGCAGTCAGTGGGAATATAAAAGAGTgctaaatatatatgttttctgtAGATTTATACATGTACCGACATGTTACTCTGATCAACAAGTTCAATTGTAACAATGAAGGATAGTTTCCTTTTTTTTGAAAACTATGAAACCACTGACCAGCACCAAGCAGTCTAGACTTACCCATTCCATTCCGTCGGCCAATCGGATCCTTGTTCATCTTAGGCCCTCCACTGGGTACACATTTGTCAGCCCACTCATCCTTCAGTTTGAGATCCACTATCTGATCATCTGTCAGGCCCATCATGTTTGGTGGAAGGGTTATACCATGCTTAGCCAACTCCTCAATTTCTGTTAAgtgtatatcaatttaatgTAATTAAAACTAATGGCACCAGTAGATTTAAACCCCTATGATATGTGAAATCACTATCACTTATCACTATCACTAATCACTTATCactaatgatatcaataatcaCTATCGATAATCACCATCAATAATCACTAATTATATCACTAATCACTAATTACTATCACTTATCACTAATCATATCAATAATCACTATCACTAATCACTATCAATAATCAATATCACCAATCACTATCAATAATCACCATCAATAATCACTAATTACTATCACTTATCACTAATCATATCAATAATCACTATCAATAATCAATATCACCAATCACTATCACTAATCACTATCAATGAGCAATATCACCAATCACTATCAATAATCATTATCACCAATCACTATCAATAATCACTATCAATAATCACTATCACCAATCACTATCAATAATCACCATCACCAATCACTATCGATAATCACTATCACCAATCACTCAATAATCAATATCACCAATCACTACCAATAATCACTATCACCAACCACTATCAATAATCACTATCACCAATCACTATCAATAATCACTCAATAATCACAATCAACAATCACTCAATAATCACTATCACCAATCACTATCAACAATAACTCAATAATCACTATCACCAATCACTCaataatcaatatcaataatcaCTATCAATAATCATCATCAATAATCACTATCAATAATCACCATCACTAATCACCATCACTATAATTATATCTAATCAGTACGGCTGTGCATtctactacatgtatttgaattataaaattgatttattctGTAACTTAATGCATTTGCCAAAAGTTGTAAAGCTATAACAAAGTAATTAaactattttttcaaattttcttcaAATGATGTAATTGATCGTTACAGTGTTAAGGAGTTCATGCATTGTAAATAATTGGATGgcctgtattacaggtaacaggttAACTAAGTCACAAGCCCAACACCTAAGGTAAAGCACAATTCTTCATAGTACATTGATTAAAACTACATTTTGTTGGTGATAAATGCCAGTTAGCCTTGAGGAGTTAGTAATTTGATATTGTTAAATCATTTTTCTTCATCACAAAATTTCCTCCGAAAGTTCATTGTAGGCCCTTTCGTTTCTTAGATCACAAACCTGCACAGATTCGCTGGACCTTAAGTCGACCGTTGTGAATGGCTGTCAAATCTTTCAGTAAGTCATCAACAGGCATCTCAACTGTGGTCTCATACAAGAACTGACTCTCATCAGCTTTTTTGATATGTAACTTCACCATGTTTCACAATCTTGTGGATTTCTGTGGAAACAGTAATACTTGACTTAAGTGTTGGCATTTAGAACCATTTATACATTACCACATACAGATACTACTTAGAAATAAAAAGGGGAGTCAAGATATGTATAAaacagtaaataaaacaaatatctcaAGAAACACAGCAGAGataaaatgggaaaaaaacaacacaatacacaccaGGAGTTTGGAAACAGCATTATATGATACCATCCACCACAACAAAAGATACAAATTTACATTGGTTTCAGTTCAGGATACAGAATACAATACTCCCAACAAACTActatttaaaattgattaacAAAACTCCAAATGACAGTTCTAATCTTTGTAACTATCAGAAAGAAACTATAGAACACATATTTTGGAACAGCCAAATAGCTAGAACAATCTGGAGGACAATCAACATTGACTTTGGGTATTGGAAAAAAACTCAAATAAATCTAACACTAAATATCAAGAACCTTATATTTGGTATTTCAACAACcgatcaaaaacaaaaaattccaagcaatttcataataatatattcaaaatactacatttatcttacatcaagaaaaaaaacagacatacatatcaatgaattaaaagcatgcataacaaaaatgtacaaaatgaaGGTTGTTTGTCGGTTAACTGTGTACAGAATGCCATTCATTTCTGGTCCTTTGAATTCACTTCAACTGAACTTATTTCAACTATATTATTTCTGACTGGTATTGACACCCA is a window encoding:
- the LOC117327924 gene encoding cilia- and flagella-associated protein 298-A-like, which gives rise to MVKLHIKKADESQFLYETTVEMPVDDLLKDLTAIHNGRLKVQRICAEIEELAKHGITLPPNMMGLTDDQIVDLKLKDEWADKCVPSGGPKMNKDPIGRRNGMAPDDKMAEVLTKTVKEAKDMISKKKVQMDQFVTQATVKEALDILRGAVMIVYPMNLPPHDNIHMEFENTEDLEGTQASTEVLPEANTSIWFSGKEMLRGKLLKDFVGKNEKTKIIAKLQKRGLGVPQREQVVNDEEQKKMMAYYYKKQEEYKKLQSEADDAYMDQEWADNGALKRNLNGLRDIKWGGPR